CCTTCGAGCATCGTCCGGTGAAAACTGGTATCCGCGGCAACGAACGCGCTACGGTTGCGGGCGTCGTACGCGTCGCGCATCGCCTGCAGGTGAGTGCCGAGCCGGGCGCTCAGGTCGTCGGCGGCAGCACGCGCCGCCAGGCCCGCGGCGGCCGGCTCGACGGCCTCACGCAACGCCAGCAGCTCGGACAGCTGGCGGTCGGCGTCGGGGCCGTCGGACCGCCACGCGATCACCTGCGGATCGAGCAGCGCCCACGCCGTGGCGGGCTGAACGGTCGTGCCGACCTTGTGCCGCGGGCGGACCATGCCGAGCACCTCCAGCGTGCGCAGCGCCTCGCGGACGACCGAGCGGGACACGGCGTACTCGGCTTCCACCTGCTCGGGCGAGACCACTCCTCCGACCGGCAGGTCACCGTGCGCGATCCGTTGGCCGATGGCGTCGACGATGCGTCCGTGCAGGCCACGCGACCGCGGGCCCTGGTCTGCGGGAGGGGTCATCCAGTACTCCTGAGCCAGCGAGGTTGCAAAAGTATGATTAAACAGACTATACATCGAGGCCACGGTTGGTCCGACGGAGAGGAAGCACCGATGACAGTGCGCGTGGCGGTGGCCGGCGCGGGCGCGATCGGCGAGATCGTTGCCCGTGACATCTATCCGGACCTGACCACGGTCGCGCTGACCGCGGTCGTCGATCCGGACCTGGACCGGGCGGCGCGAGTGGCGAAGCACAACGGCGCCCGGGCGGCCGCGGCGCTGGTGGACGTGCTGGACGAGATCGACGCGGTCGACGTCCGGGTGCCGCATCACGTGCACGCCGAGGTCGCGCTGACCGCGATCGAGCACGGCAAGCACGTGCTCGTCGAGAAGCCGATCGCGACCACGGTCGAGGACGCGCGCCGGATTGTCGACGCCGCTCGCGCGGCCGGGGTCGTTCTCGCGGTCGCGGAGAACTACCCGCACCTGCGCGCCGTCCAGGACGCCCGCTCGCTGCTCGCCGAGAACGCGATCGGCCGCCCGCTCGCCGTACGGTCGACGCGGGCCTATCAGCTCGACGGGGTCTGGCGGCGCGACTGGCGCGAAGGCACGGGTCCCGCAGGCGGAATCCTGCTCGACCAGGGCACCCACCAGGTCAGCCTGATCCGGCAACTCGCCGGACCCGTCGTCGCGGTGTCGGCCGTCGGCTCGCACGAGACGCTCGCCTTGACGCTGCAGCTCGAGAGCGGGATCACCGCGCAGTCGCTGCTCACCTGGCAGAGTCCGGGGACCTGGGACCAGACCGAGGCGACCGTCTTCGGCGAGACCGGCCGGCTCGACGTCGTCGTGGACTACGAGCAGCACCTGGGCGGCTGCGCGCTCTGGACACCCGACCGCAACGAGCAGCGCGGCGCCGAGAACTACTACGCCAGCCACGCCTCGATCGTGAACGACTGGGCCACTGCCATCCAGGAGCACCGCGACCCGCTGGTCCACGGCGACGAGGGTCTGGCCGACCTGGCCGCCGTACTCGCCGCCGCGAACTCGCTGGAGGAGAACGGAGCCTTCGTCGAGGTCAGCCCTTCACGCCGGTCAGCGTGACTCCTTCCACGAAGTAGCGCTGCAGGGCGAAGAAGATCAAGGTGATCGGCAGGATGACGACCAGCGACGCCGCCATCAGGAAGCCCCACTGCGCCGTGTAGGTGCTCTGGAACCCGGCCAGCCCGAGAGCCAACGTGAACTTGCTGTCGTCGGTCAGGTAGAGCAGCGGACCGAGGAAGTCGTTCCAGACGCCGATGAAGGTGAAGATCACGACCACGACGACGACCGGTTTCGACAGCGGCATGATCACCGACCAGAACACCTTCCACGGCGTCGCGCCGTCGAGGTAGGCCGCCTCGTCCAGCTCGTAGGGAATCGTCAGGAAGAACTGGCGGAACAGGAAGATGTTGAAGACGCCGCCACCGGCCCCGGCGAACCAGGCCGGCAGGGTGAGCGGCACGAAGGTGTCCAGCGCGCCGATCGATCCCCACATCACGAAGGTGGGGATCAGCGTCACGGCGTACGGGAGCATGACGCCGGTGAGCAACAGGCCGAAGACCAGGTTGCGGCCGCGCCAGCGCAGGCGGGAGAAGCTGAACGCCGCCAGTGCACAGGTCAGCACCGTCCCGGTCACGACCAGGACCTCGATGATCATCGTGTTCAGGAAGTAGCGGGCGAACGGCTGCGAGCTCATCGCGCCGGAGAAGTTGGACCAGGCGAACGGCTTGGGCAGCCACTGCGGCGGCGAGATGAAGATCTGGTTGTCGGTCATCAGCGCGCTGCGGACCAGCCAGAGGAACGGCAGCACCATCAAGGCGCCGCCGAGACCGAGCACCACCCAGAGAGCGGTCCGGCGCGGCGACACCCGGGGCGCGGACCCGACGGTCCTCGACCTCTTCATCGGGCGGCTCCCATCTCGTAGTGGACCCAGCGGCGGGCGTTGCGGAACAGCAGCACCGTGATGACCAGCACCACGACGAACAGCACCCAGGCCAGCGCACTCGCGTACCCGATCTCGCTGTCGGTGAAGGCCTTGGTGTACAGGTAGTAGATGTAGAACTGGGTCGCGTTGTTCGGTCCGCCCTGGGTCATGATGTAGGCCTGGTTGAAGACCTGGAACGTGCCGATCACCCCGGTCACCAGGTTGTAGAAGATCACCGGCGTCATGAACGGCAGTGTCACGTGCCGGAAGCGGGCCCAGGTCCCGCCGCCGTCGATCGCGACCGCCTCGTACAGATGCCGCGGCACGCCCTGCAGACCGGCCAGGAAGATCACCATCGCGTTGCCGAAACCCCACGTGCTCATGATGATCAGCGACGGTACGGCGGACCGTTCGCCGTAGATCCAGTTCGACGTCGGCAGGCCACCTTGCCGCAACATGCTGTTGAGCAGACCGAAGTCGGGGTTGAAGATCCAGATCCACAGCACCGAGCTGGCCACCGCCGGCACCAGCGTCGGCAGGTAGTAGACCGTGCGCCAGAACGATCGGCCCCGAACCCCCTGGTTCACCAGGAGCGCGACGACGAAGCCGATCAGCAGCGTGAGCGGTACGACGCCCAGGGTGTAGTAAGTGGTGACGTTCAGGGACTTCCAGAACAGCGGGTCGTGCGCCAGCTTGTCGTAGTTGCCCAGCCCCACGAACTTGGCCGGTGCCCCGATGGTCCAGTCGGTCAGGCTGAACACCAGCGACGCGACCATCGGGCCGATGGTGAAGATCAGGAACCCGAGAATGGCCGGTGCCGCCAGCAACAGTCCCCACCGGCGTTCGACTCCGAGCAGGTCCCCTCGACGGCTGGGTTGCCGTCCGGTGACCGCGCTCATGCCCCGGTGGCCGGGTACGCGCCCTGCAGCAGGCCACCGTTCAGCTTGGCGGCCAGCGGCTTGAGGACGTCGGCGGCCGGCGTCTTGCCCTGCTGGATCACCTGGATCGCCGGCGTCAGCACCTTGTCGATCGCCTCGATGTTGCGCAGCTTCTGGTAGAAGTACGGCGCGGAGTGGTTCATCGTGTAGTCGATCGCGGCCGTCCGGTACTCCGGCGGGTGCGCGTCGTTCTTGGTCCAGACGTCGATGTCCTTCTGGTCGGTGTAGTACCGCTTCTCCAGCGGCATCCACAACCCGCTGCTGAACAGGTCGACCTTCTCGGGGTTGTCGTGGTGCAGGTACAGCTCGACCGCTTCCTCCTCGTGCTTGGTGGAGGCGAAGATCGCCGTCGCGCCGCCGAGCGTGATCGTCATCGGCTGGTCGTAGCGCGGCAGCACACCCATCCCGAAGTCCAGGTCACCCTGACTCAGGTCGAGCAGCGTCCACTGCCCATCGATGACCATCGCGACCCGGCGGGTCTTCAGCTGCACGGTGGTGCTCGGCGCGTTGTTGCCCAGCTGCGACGGGGTCGGAGCGACCCGGTGCTTGAACATCAGGTCGGCCAGGTCCTGGAACACCCCGATCGCCTCGGGGGTGTCGAGCATGCTCTTCTTCGCGGCCTCGTCGGTGAAGTTGATCCCCCGGCTGAGCAGCAACGGGTGCCAGACGGTCGCGCCGAGTCCGGCCGAAGCGCCGTACTGACGGATCCTCTTCGGGTCGAAGCCGGCTTCGTCCGGGTGCCGGCCTTCCTGGTCGACCGTCAGCTTGTACGCCGTGTCGACGAACGTGTCCCAGGTCCACGCCTTCGCGGCCTCGGCCGGCGGCGCGGTGACGCCCGCCTCGGTGAAGGCGGCCTTGTTGTACCACAGGGACATGATCTCGTTGGCGCTCTGCGTCCCGTAGGTCTTGCCCTTGTCCCACCAGAAGTAGGTGCCGGGCAGGCGGTTCGCCAGGTCGGGGTACTTGTCGAAGTACGGGTAGAGGTTGACGAGCTTGCCCTGCTCGGCCAGCCGGTAGCCCATCGGGGACTGCATGTAGCACAGGTCGGGCTGCCGGTTGCTGGCCACCAGCGCGTTCAGCTTGGTGTCGTAGTCGGCGGGGGTGAAGACGGGTTTCACCGTCGTCCCGGGCTTGTCCTGCTCGAAACCCTTGAGCATGGCGGCGATCGCCTTCTGCTCGGCGGTCGATCCCCAGAACATGAACTGCAGCTGCGCGGCACCGGAAGCGGAGCCGGAGTCACCGAGCGACTTGCCGCTGCAGCCGGCGACGCCACCGAGCGCGGCCAGTCCGCCGAGCTGGAGCAGCCGGCGGCGGCCGATGGAGTGCGGTGCGGACATGGTTGCCTCCTGGAAACAGGTCGCCGAAACACGACGGCAACATGTTTCCTCACTGTAGGAGCGACCTTCGGAGTGGTCAACCACGTGGGCCTGTTGACCAACGATTTCCGGGGTCCGGAGAGGTACAGTTGTTTCCGGAAACGATCGAGGAGGTCGGTTGAGCGGCGAACGGCGAGCGACGGTGCGGGACGTGGCGGCCCGGGCCGGGGTGTCCCCCGGTACGGTGTCGAAGGCGCTGAACGGGACGGGCCAGATCAGCGCGGCCACCCGGGAGCGGATCCGCGCGGCCGCCGAGGAGATCGACTTCCGCCCGAACGCGCTGGCCCGCAGCGTGTTCGAGCGGCGCAGCTACACCGTCGGCATGATCACCACCGACAGCTTCGAGCGGTTCAGTGTGCCGGTGATGCTCGGCGCCGAGGATGCGCTCGGCGCCGGCCGGATCTCGGTGTTCCTCTGCGACAGCCGCGGCGACCCGATCCGGGAACGGCACTACGTCGAGGTGCTGCTCGGCCGGCAGGTCGACGGCTTCATCGTGACCGGCCGCAGCTCGAACCGGCGGCCCCCGCTGGTCGGCGCCGGCGACGTACCGGTTGTGTACGCGCTGACCCCGTCGGCCGACGAGGAGGACTGCTCGATCGTCGTCGACGACGTCGCGTCCGGACGGCTAGCGGCCGAGCACCTGCTCCGGATCGGGCGGACCAGCATCGGACACATCGCCGGCCCGGAGCACTTCGACGCGAGCAACCGCCGGTACGAGGGGTTCGCGGCAGCACTCGCCGAAGCCGGTGTCGAGCTCACCGGGAAACCCTTGTTCGGCGTCTGGACCGAGGCGTGGGGCCGGCAGGCGACCCACATCCTGTTGCGCGAGCACCCGGGCATCGACGCGATCCACTTCGGCAGCGACCTGCTGGCCCGCGGCGGCGCGGACGCCCTGCGGGAGCTGGGCCGGCGGATCCCCGAGGACGTGGCGATCACCGGCACCGACAACTGGGAGCTGATCGCCGAGGGCGCGCGGCCGCCCCTCACCTCGGTCGACCTGCGCCTGGCCGACGTCGGCCGGACGGCCGCCCAACGACTGCTCGACGCCATCGAAGGGCGGCCGCACTCCGGCCTCGAGCTCGTGCCCTGCCAACTCGTCGTCCGGGCCTCGACCGACGAGTCAGCGGGCTAACCGACGTACGGGAGCCAGACCTTCATCGCGCCCGGCTCGCGGTTGCCCCACTGGTAGTAGGGCAACGCCCGCACCGGTACGGCGGCGCCGAGCGGCGCGGGCTCGTCGGCGTACAGGTCAGTCGGCATCGTCTGGACGGCGCCGCTCGCGTTGATCGCGGGCGGTCCGTCGGGCACCGGCGCCTCGGTCAGGGCGGGTCCGGTCAGCACGAGGTCGTCGACGACGTGCTCGTGGTCGACCTGCTCCACGGCGTACAGGAGTGGGCCGCGCCCGACGGCGACCGCGCCGCGCGTTCCTTCCACGCGAGGGTGCCCGTGCAGGAAACGTGGCGCCATCGGCAGCGTGAGGACGACGCGGTCACCTGTGCTCCACCGGCGGTCGACGGTGAGATAGTTGCCGACGACACCGGGAATGGACTCGTCGCCGATCGTTGCCTCGGCCCCGTGCGCCCAGGCCGGGATCCGCAACGCCAACCCCGCTTCGCTGTCCGGCGCGTCGACGATCGTGAGGACCACCCGGCCGGACGACGGGTAGTCCGTCGCGACCTCGACCGTCAGGTCGCCGGCGTCGATCGTGCCGGCGGCGTACTGGTGGATCTGGAGGGTCGTACCGGAGGTCGTCGCGACGTAGTGCTGCAGGGACGCGAAGGTCCGCATCAGGTTGGTCGGGCAGCAACTGGTGCCGAACCAGGGCTGGCGGCCGTTGCTCGGGGCCCGGTCGTCGGAGTCGTCGGCACCGGTCCGCACCTGGAGCGCGTTGACGTAGAAGTAGCGGGTGCGGTCGAGCGACACTCCGGGCAGGATCGCGTTGTAGAGCTGCCACTCGATCAAATCGGCGTACTTCGCCTTGCCGGTGGCCAGCAGGAGGCGCCAGCTCCACTGCAGGCTGGCGACGGCCGCGCAGGTCTCGCCGTACGCGATGTCGGACGGCAGCTCGTACGGGTTGCCGAACGACTCGCCGTCCCAGCGGCTGCCCAGACCGCCGTTCACGTACATCTTGGTCTGCACCATGGCGTCCCACTGGGCTTCCAGCCGGGCCAGCAGGTCGTGGTCGCCGGTCTCGATCGCGACGTCGGTCGCTCCCGCGGCGAGGTAGACCGCGCGGACGGCGTGACCTTCCGGCGCCTTTGTCTCCCGGACGGGAATCCGGTCGGACAGGTAGGCGGCGCGATGAGCGTTGCCAGGGGCAAGCAATGAGCGACCGCGGGCGTCGACGAAGTACCGGGCCAGCTCCAGGTACCGCTCCTCCCCCGTCGTCCGGTACAGCTCGACCAGCGCCAGCTCCGCGACCGGATGACCGCAGAAGCCTTCCCGCCGGCCGGGCCCGAGGCCGAACTCACGGTCCAGGTGGTCGGCCGCTCGCCGGGCGACGTCGAGCAGGGCGGTCCTGCCGGTCGCCCGGTACTGCGCGACCGCCGACTGGATCAGCGCGCCCATGTTGAAGATCTCGTGGTCGAAGTCCAGCTGCCCGTAGCGGACGTCGCGCTGACCGGACTGGACGAACGTGTTGACGTAACCGTCCTCGTCCTGCGCCGCCGCGATCAGTTCCGTCCGGGACTCCAGCCAGTCGGCCAGCTGCGCGTCATCGGTCCGAGCCGCTTCCCAGGCGACCGCCTCGAGCCACTTGTAGACCTCGCCGTCCTCGTAGTTCGGGCCGTGGTACTCCGCGTCGGTCACGCCCTTCGCGACGTTGCGGTAGTTGTCCCAGGCCTGCCGCTGGTCGAGATGGTCCGCCCCGGTCGGGATGGACACCGCGGCGTTCGTCTGCTGCAACTCACCGAGGACCCCGGCCGCCAACCGGACCGCGCGCAACGGCAACGGCCGCAACGCTGTCCCCGCGACCGGTACCGCCGGTCCCCCACCTAGCGACGTCGACTGCGTCATCACACGCTCCTTCGCACGAAACGAACAGGTCGTGCCAGCCATCGTGGCAGAGGAGTCCTGACTGCGGCAACATGTTTCCGCATGTTTCCCATGACGGCTTGCCGAACCGGCTCGATGGCCGGAACAGCAACAAATCCGGGCTTTCGGGGCCTCAGCCGCGCACGAGATCCAGGGCCTGCCGGGCGATCTCCCACTCCTCGTTGGTCGGGATCACCAGCACCGCGACGTCGGCGTCGTCGGTCGACACCAGACCGTCGTCCGCCGGGTCGGCGTTGCGGACCGGGTCGAGGTGGATCCCGAGCCGCTCGAGCCCCTGGAGGGACGTGGCGCGCACCTCGGCCGAGTGCTGGCCGACGCCGGCGGTGAAGACGATCGCGTCGACCGTGCCGAGCACGGCGTAGTACGCGCCGACGTACTTCTTGATCCGGTGGCAGTAGACCTCGAAGGCCAGCTGCGCCTTCGCGTCACCGGAGCCGCGCAGCCGGGACAGCTCGCGGAAGTCGTTCTCGCCGGCCAGGCCTTTCAGCCCCGACTTGGAGTTGAGTGCCTTGTCGATCTCGTCGATCGACCAGCCGAGCTCGCGCGCCAGGTGGCCGTGGACCGCCGGGTCGAGATCGCCCGAGCGAGTGCCCATCACGAGGCCTTCGAGCGGGGTCATGCCCATTGAGGTCTCGACCGACCGGCCGCCTTGGACCGCGGCCGCGGAGCATCCGTTGCCGAGGTGCAGCACGATCAGATTCACCTCGGCGAGGTCGCGGCCGAGCCGCTGCGCGGCCTGCCCGGCGACGAACGAGTACGACGTCCCGTGGAACCCGTACCGGCGGATGCCGTGCTCCTCCAGCCATTCCGACGGTACGGCGTACGTGTACGCGTGCGGCGGCAACGTCTGGTGGAACGCCGTGTCGAACACCGCCACCTGCGGCAGGTCCGGGAAGAGCCGGCGCGCGACCTTGATGCCCTCCAGGTTGGCCGGGTTGTGCAGCGGCGCGAGCGGCACCAGCTCGGTGACCTCGGCCACCAGTGCGTCGTCGATCAGGACCGGCTTGGCGAACTTCGACCCGCCGTGGACGACGCGGTGGCCGACGGCCGCGAGCTCCAGGTCGTCGAGCGACGGGCCGTGGGTCTCGAAGGCGTCGATCGCGGCCCGCAACGCATCCTCGTGCGAGGCGATCGCGTCGGAGTTCTCGGTCTCGCCGTCCGGGCCGCGGTGCGTCTGGTGGCCCCCGGACTCGCCGATGCGCTCGATCAGGCCGTCGGCGACCGCCTCGCCGGACTCGGCGTGGATCAGGCTGTACTTGAGCGAGGACGAGCCCGCGTTGATCACCAGGACGTAGTCGTTCATCGGCTGCCGCCCTGCTGTGCCTGCAGTGCGGTGATCGCCACTGTGTTGATGATGTCTCGCACGGTCGCTCCCCGGGACAGGTCGTTCACCGGTTTGCGCAGTCCCTGCAGGACCGGGCCGACCGCGACCGCATTCGCGGAGCGTTGCACGGCCTTGTACGTGTTGTTTCCGGTGTTGAGCTCGGGAAAGATGAAGACCGTCGCGCGACCGGCCACCGGCGAGTCCGGCAGTTTCGTCCGGGCAACGGCGGCGTCGATCGCCGCGTCGTACTGGATCGGGCCCTCGACGAGCAGCTCGGGCGCGCGCTCGCGCACGATGGCGGTTGCCTTCGACACCTTCTCGACGTCGGTGCCGGTGCCGGAGCTGCCGGTGGAGTAGGACAGCATCGCGATCCGCGGTTCGATGCCGAAGGCAACGGCGGTCGCGGCCGACGAGATGCCGATGTCGGCCAGCTGCTCGGCGGTCGGGTCCGGGTTGACCGCGCAGTCGCCGTACACGAGCACCTGGTGCTGCAGGCACATGAAGAAGACCGAGGACACGACGGAGACCCCGGGCACGGTCTTGACGATCTCCAGCGCCGGTCGGATCGTGTGCGCGGTGGTGTGGACCGAACCCGACACCATCCCGTCGGCGAGGCCGAGCTGGACCATCATCGTGCCGAAGTACGAGACGTCCTTGACCAGCTCGCGGGCGCGATCGAGATCGACGCCCCGGTGCTGCCGCAGGCGGTGCAGCTCGGTGGCGAACTGCTCCGCCAGCGGGTCGTTCTCGGGATCGAGGACCTTCGCCGCGGACAGGTCGAGGCCGAGGCCGGCCGTCTTCGCGCTGATCGCGACCGGATCGCCGAGCAGCGTCAGCTCGGCCACCCCGCGCCGCAGCAGGACGTCGGCCGCCCGGAGGATCCGCTCCTCCTCGCCCTCCGGGAGCACGATGTGCTTGCGATCGGCAACCGCCGCGTCGATCAGCTGGTGCTCGAACATCAACGGCGTCACCGCATTGCTCCGGGCAACCGCCAGCTGGTCGAGCAACGCCTGGCTGTCGACGTGCTGCTCGAACAACGCGAGCGCGAGGTCGATCTTGCGCGGCGAGTCCTTGGTGAGCCGGCCCCGGACGGCGGTCAGCGCCGCCGACGCCGCCTGCGTGTCGAGATCCGTCTCCAGGATCGGCAGCGTGACTCCGAGGCTCTCGATCAGCGTCTGCACCTGGGCGGGCAGCGTGAACCCGCCGTTCAGCACGATCGTCGAGATCTGCGGGAACGTCCGGGACGCGTGGGCCATCAACACACCGAGCACGACCTCCGGACGGTCCGCCGCCGTGATCACCGCGGCACCGTCGAACAGGCGGTCGAGCACGTTCGGCATCGTCATCCCGGCGACCAGCAGGCCGGTGACCTCTCGCGTGAGAAGCTCCGGATCACCGCTCACCATCCGGCCCGCGATCGGCGCCAGCAGGTCGGCCGGGGTCGGTTGACTGAGCACCGACTCCTCCGGCAGCGCGTACGCCGGTACGCCGACGACGGCGAGCGCCTCGGCGACCTGGCCGAGGCTCTGCGGGTCGGCCCGGTTCACGACCACCGCGGCGAGCGCGCCGTGGTTGGCCGTCAGCTCGGCGACCGACAGTTCCGCGATGGCCTGCAGATCGTCGAGCGTCCGCCGGAAGCCGTTGAGGACCAGCAGCACCGGCGTACCGAGGTTCGCCGCGATCTTCGCGTTGTAGGAGAACTCGGTCGGCGTACCGACATCGGTGTAGTCGCTGCCGACCACGAGCACGGCGTCCGCCCGCTCGGCCACGGCGTGGTACCGCCGGACGATCACGTCCAGCGCGGCCTCGGGATCGTCGTGCACCTCGTCGTACGTGACGCCGACGCAGTCCTCGTACGCCAGGTCGACGGCGTCGTGCGAAATCAGCAGGTCGAGCACGTAGTCGCGCCCACCGTGCCGATCGGTGTCGGGCCGGACGATCGGCCGGAACACGGCGACCCGCCCCACCCGCCGCGACAGCTGCTGCAACACTCCGAGCGCCACCGTCGATTTCCCGGTCGAGCCTTCGACGGACGCGACGTACACGCTGCTCCCCATGGGGGAACCCTATCCAGTCTCCCGACCACAGTCCCCTGTCAGCTCGACGGAGGCCGTCCAGAGGCACTCGGCCAGGGCCGGGTCGAGCGCCCACTCCTTGACGCCGTGCGGGTGGTCGGCGAGTTCGGCGTCGTTCCCCACGGTGTACGCCTCCTGGGCGTCGTCGAGGTAGTGACCGCCGGTGCGGGCGAACTCCGGAGCGACGGCGGCGACGATGCTCGTCGCGGCGCCCTGCGCGACGGTCTTGTACGCGAAGACGCCGGCCGCCTCGGCCGCCGCCAGCGACTCCCGCTGCGCGGTGGTGAAGTTCCGCTGCAGTCCGGTCGCCACGCCACCGGGGTTCACGGCGTTCGCGACGATGCCGTCGCCCGCCCACCGGCGGGTCGCCTCGACGGCGAACAGGGAGTTGGCCGTCTTCGACTGCGCGTAGGCGAGCTGAGGGTCGTAGGTACGGCGTACGAAGTGCAGGTCGTCGAAGTCGACTGCCGAGCGCATGTGGGCCGTGGAGCTGACCGCGACGATCCGCGACTCGCCGCGATCCGCCGCTCCGCGGGCCAGCGCGTCGTGCAGACCGGTCGCGAGCGCGAAGTGCCCGAGGTGGTTCGT
The Kribbella italica DNA segment above includes these coding regions:
- the pta gene encoding phosphate acetyltransferase, with the protein product MGSSVYVASVEGSTGKSTVALGVLQQLSRRVGRVAVFRPIVRPDTDRHGGRDYVLDLLISHDAVDLAYEDCVGVTYDEVHDDPEAALDVIVRRYHAVAERADAVLVVGSDYTDVGTPTEFSYNAKIAANLGTPVLLVLNGFRRTLDDLQAIAELSVAELTANHGALAAVVVNRADPQSLGQVAEALAVVGVPAYALPEESVLSQPTPADLLAPIAGRMVSGDPELLTREVTGLLVAGMTMPNVLDRLFDGAAVITAADRPEVVLGVLMAHASRTFPQISTIVLNGGFTLPAQVQTLIESLGVTLPILETDLDTQAASAALTAVRGRLTKDSPRKIDLALALFEQHVDSQALLDQLAVARSNAVTPLMFEHQLIDAAVADRKHIVLPEGEEERILRAADVLLRRGVAELTLLGDPVAISAKTAGLGLDLSAAKVLDPENDPLAEQFATELHRLRQHRGVDLDRARELVKDVSYFGTMMVQLGLADGMVSGSVHTTAHTIRPALEIVKTVPGVSVVSSVFFMCLQHQVLVYGDCAVNPDPTAEQLADIGISSAATAVAFGIEPRIAMLSYSTGSSGTGTDVEKVSKATAIVRERAPELLVEGPIQYDAAIDAAVARTKLPDSPVAGRATVFIFPELNTGNNTYKAVQRSANAVAVGPVLQGLRKPVNDLSRGATVRDIINTVAITALQAQQGGSR
- a CDS encoding SDR family NAD(P)-dependent oxidoreductase, which encodes MLITTPFTASSTADDVLEGVDLRGLRAIVTGASSGIGAETARALAAAGAQVTLAVRTPAPSTGKRLDLADRASVRRFVETWDGPLHLLVNNAGLVTGGLERTAEGWELQFATNHLGHFALATGLHDALARGAADRGESRIVAVSSTAHMRSAVDFDDLHFVRRTYDPQLAYAQSKTANSLFAVEATRRWAGDGIVANAVNPGGVATGLQRNFTTAQRESLAAAEAAGVFAYKTVAQGAATSIVAAVAPEFARTGGHYLDDAQEAYTVGNDAELADHPHGVKEWALDPALAECLWTASVELTGDCGRETG